Genomic segment of Scomber scombrus chromosome 18, fScoSco1.1, whole genome shotgun sequence:
TGCAGCCAGACCGGGTCCTCAGGTGTTCCAGGTATTTTGTCCACCCTGTCACCTGATTGGCTGAATTGTATTGACAACAAACGCTGAGTCAGAGCCAAGAGAAACTTTATTGGTAGAAAGAATTTTAACAGCCGACAGAGATCAAACTGCATTCTGGGTAATTTTTATGGTAGGGTAGAGGTCATcacaggggtcaaaggtcaggggtTAAAGGTCAGCAttcaggaaacacagagagacagacttCCTGTGATTGGAGGGATTTTATGAAGGAAGCTAACAGGCTAGGTAGCACCATGATGTCATACTGAATGTTGTCATACTGAGTGATGTCATACTGAGTTGTCACACCGAGTGATGTCAACCATGATGGcacactgtgatgtcacactGAGTGATGTCACACTGAGTGATTTcacactgtgatgtcacaccGAGTGATGTCACACCATGATGGCACACCGAGTGATGTCACACCATGATGTCACACCGAGTGATGTCACACTGAGCGATGTCACACTGAGCGATGTCACACCGTGATGTCACACCGTGATGTCACACCGTGATGTCACACCGAGCCCTAAGCATGACATCACTCTGTGTGACATCATGCTTAGGGCCAATAGCTTCACAGACACAGAGCTGCTTCTATCCAATCACGTGTCAGCTTcataatatcttttttttcttctttctttctttagtttCCTTGGTAACAGGGACAGGGTCAGCAGTCACAGGGCTCGTCCAATCACAGGCCTTGTTTGGCCAGGGAGGCAGTCACCTGACAAgaagaaatgtttgatttgagaaACATTACtgtgaacaggtgagcaggtgagcaggtgaacaggtaaacaggtaaacaggtaaacaggtgagcaggtgaacaggtaaacaggaaaacaggtgagcaggtgaacaggtaaacaggtaaacaggtgagCAGGTAAACAGGTAAATCATGTACCTGGTCGGCCAAGGTGTCCAGAGGCGGAGCTTCAGCAGCCGTTAGGCTTCCCGGAGAGGAAGTGTTGCTAAGGTGATTAGGGGAGGAGTCAGACTGGACGATGATGTCAGCACCGTGGTCGGTTCGAGCTTTGGCGCTCTCTCTGAACATCAACTTCTGACTCTCAatctgtaatatataatataccaTATAATAATTACCAGAGAACCCagagaacccacacaggcaCAAGGAGAACATGCAGACTCCACACAGAAGGACCCCAGCTGGCCCGCGGGTTTGAACCCAGAACCTTCTGCTGTGAGGGGACAACGCTGACCCCTGCAGCACCACACTGactactgatgatgtcattgatattaaaagataaaacactAAGCATCAAATAATTCACTTCCTATCTGCACACatgaatttaatattaaatgtttttgtttagtaaAAATGATTAGTTGGTAGAAGTTATCATgacatttatttctttaagCATTCTATGTGAAAAATGGTTAATAACTGAAATgaattatatgtttatatagtCAACAAAGTCACATGTtgtataaacataaataaacataaacacatgtacTGAATATAAAAGTTGAATTTCAGGCTGCAGCGCCTCCTTCAGTACCtattcagtcaggaacactctcgtcatagattaaaccatttattgcaacaaatggtaATACAGATTTACTTGGTGTTGAAGGTTCCACTGTAAGATGCcccctggattagccagcagcatgctgagctaaaaacaGGGAGTGCAATGCAAGACCCCCTTGGAGTGGGCCGAAAGAAAGACATGAATTGTAGATTGACCCTAGAGCCATGATGGGACCCTGAACCAGAAGATGGaggcaagctttgccagcagcagtgtgagcaacGGTGAAGcagatcagtgtaggtgggagtaatatttaaagggaccgccttgtggtgagaatggctgtgattggtgtgtgactgataaggtgtgctgattcaatcagtggctgtcagctgattacagctggggaGTATGACTTctgtgtcctgcatgaactaaagagtgttggtagggtgttggtagcatgttggtagagtgttggtagggtgttggtagggtgttgttagagtgttggtagagtgttggtagggtgttggtagagtgttggtagggtgttggtagggtgttggtagagtgttgttagagtgttggtagggtgttggtagggtgttagtagagtgttggtagagtgttggtagagtgttggtagcgtgttggtagggtgttggtagcatgttggtagagtgttggtagggtgttggtagggtgttggtagcatgttggtagagtgttggtagggtgttggtagggtgttggtagggtgttggtagggtgttgttagagtgttggtagggtgttgttagagtgttggtagggtgttggtagggtgtgggtagggtgttggtagggtgttggtagggtgttggtagagtgttgttAGAGTGTTGGGagggtgttggtagagtgttggtagagtgttggtagggtgttggtagagtgttggtagagtgttggtagggtgttggtagggtgtgggtagggtgttggtagggtgttggtagggtgttggtagagtgttgttagagtgttggtagggtgttggtagagtgttggtagagtgttggtagggtgttggtagagtgttggtagggtgttggtagagtgttgttagagtgttggtagggtgttggtagggtgttggtagagtgttggtagagtgttggtagagtgttggtagcgtgttggtagagtgttggtagggtgttggtagagtgttggtagagtgttggtagggtgttggtagggtgttggtagggtgttgttagagtgttggtagagtgttggtagggtgttggtagggtgttggtagagtgttggtagcgtgttggtagagtgttggtagggtgttggtagagtgttggtagagtgttggtagggtgttgttagagtgttggtagggtgttggtagggtgtgggtagggtgttggtagggtgttggtagggtgttggtagagtgttgttagagtgttggtagggtgttggtagagtgttggtagagtgttggtagggtgttggtagagtgttggtagggtgttggtagagtgttgttagagtgttggtagggtgttggtagggtgttggtagagtgttggtagagtgttggtagagtgttggtagcgtgttggtagagtgttggtagggtgttggtagagtgttggtagagtgttggtagggtgttggtagggtgttggtagggtgttgttagagtgttggtagagtgttggtagggtgttggtagggtgttggtagagtgttggtagcgtgttggtagagtgttggtagggtgttggtagggtgttggtagcatgttggtagagtgttggtagggtgttggtagcatgttggtagagtgttggtagggtgttggtagggtgttggtagagtgttggtagcgtgttggtagagtgttggtagggtgttggtagggtgttggtagcatgttggtagggtgttggtagggtgttggtagcatgttggtagagtgttggtagggtgttggtagggtgttgttagagtgttggtagggtgttgttagagtgttggtagggtgttggtagggtgtgggtagggtgttggtagggtgttgttagagtgttggtagggtgttggtagggtgtgggtagggtgttggtagggtgttggtagagtgttggtagagtgttggtagagtgttggtagggtgttggtagagtgttggtagagtgttggtagggtgttggtagagtgttggtagggtgttggtagggtgttggtagagtgttgttagagtgttggtagggtgttggtagagtgttggtagagtgttggtagagtgttggtagcgtgttggtagggtgttggtagcatgttggtagagtgttggtagggtgttggtagggtgttggtagggtgttgttagagtgttggtagggtgttgttagagtgttggtagggtgttggtagggtgtgggtagggtgttggtagggtgttggtagggtgttggtagagtgttgttagagtgttggtagggtgttggtagagtgttggtagagtgttggtagggtgttggtagagtgttggtagggtgttggtagagtgttgttagagtgttggtagggtgttggtagggtgttggtagagtgttggtagagtgttggtagagtgttggtagcgtgttggtagagtgttggtagggtgttggtagagtgttggtagggtgttggtagggtgttggtagggtgttggtagagtgttggtagggtgttggtagagtgttgttagagtgttggtagggtgttggtagggtgttggtagagtgttggtagagtgttggtagggtgttggtagggtgttggtagcatgttggtagagtgttggtagggtgttggtagcatgttggtagagtgttggtagggtgttggtagggtgttggtagagtgttggtagcgtgttggtagagtgttggtagggtgttggtagggtgttggtagcatgttggtagggtgttggtagggtgttggtagcatgttggtagagtgttggtagggtgttggtagggtgttgttagagtgttggtagggtgttgttagagtgttggtagggtgttggtagggtgtgggtagggtgttggtagggtgttggtagagtgttgttagagtgttggtagggtgttggtagagtgttggtagagtgttggtagggtgttggtagacTGTTGGTAGACTGTTGGTAGactgttggtagggtgttggtagggtgttggtagagtgttggtagagtgttggtagggtgttggtaagGTGTTGGTAGactgttggtagggtgttggtagggtgttggtagagtgttggtaggttGTTGGTAgcgtgttggtagggtgttggtagggtgttggtagagtgttggtagagtgttggtagagtgttgttagagtgttggtagggtgttggtagggtgttggtagggtgttggtagggtgttggtagagtgttggtagagtgttggtagggtgttggtagggtgttggtagagtgttggtagagtgttggtagcgtgttggtagagtgttggtagagtgttggtagcgtgttggtagagtgttggtagggtgttggtagggtgttggtagacTGTTGGTAGactgttggtagggtgttggtagagtgttggtagggtgttggtagggtgcTGGTAGactgttggtagggtgttggtagagtgttggtagggtgttggtagagtgttggtaggttGTTGGTAgcgtgttggtagggtgttggtagggtgttggtagagtgttggtagagtgttgttagagtgttggtagggtgttggtagggtgttggtagggtgttggtagggtgttggtagagtgttggtagagtgttggtagggtgttggtagggtgttggtagagtgttggtagagtgttggtagcgtgttggtagagtgttggtagagtgttggtagcgtgttggtagagtgttggtagggtgttggtagggtgttggtagacTGTTGGTAGactgttggtagggtgttggtagagtgttggtagggtgttggtagggtgcTGGTAGactgttggtagggtgttggtagagtgttggtagggtgttggtagggtgttggtagggtgttggtagagtgttggtagcgtgttggtagagtgttggtagagtgttggtagggtgttggtagacTGTTGGTAGACTGTTGGTAGACTGTTGGTAGactgttggtagggtgttggtagggtgttggtagagtgttggtagagtgttggtagggtgttggtaagGTGTTGGTAGactgttggtagggtgttggtagggtgttggtagagtgttggtaggttGTTGGTAgcgtgttggtagggtgttggtagggtgttggtagagtgttggtagagtgttggtagagtgttgttagagtgttggtagggtgttggtagggtgttggtagggtgttggtagggtgttggtagggtgttggtagagtgttggtagagtgttggtagggtgttggtagggtgttggtagagtgttgttagagtgttggtagagtgttggtagagtgttggtagggtgttggtagagtgttgttagagtgttggtagagtgttggtagggtgttggtagggtgtggatagggtgttggtagggtgttggtagagtgttggtagagtgttggtagggtgttggtagggtgttggtagagtgttggtagagtgttggtagggtgttggtagggtaTGGGTAgtgtgttggtagggtgttggtagagtgttggtagagtgttggtagggtgttggtagggtgttggtagggtgttggtagagtgttgttAGAGTGTTgttagagtgttggtagggtgttggtagggtgtgggtagggtgttggtagagtgttggtagggtgtgggtagggtgttggtagagtgttggtagagtgttggtagggtgttggtagggtgtggGTAgtgtgttggtagagtgttggtagcgTGTTGGTAGCTTGtacctttttcttccctcctcccggCACGTGGGTGATGTTCTCCAGAGAGCTGACTTTAGACTGAACTGCTTTGAAATCCACCTTCTCTGATTTAATCTCCACCTTCCCTCCACctgcagcacagagcagcaAAAGTTAAATCacctgtgtgagtgagtgtgtgtgagtgtgtgtgtttgtgtgtgtttgtgtgtgagtgtgagtgtgtgtgtgtgtgtgtgtgtgtgtgtgagtgtgagtgtgtgtgtgtgtgtgtgtgtgtgtgtgtgtgtgtgtgtgtgtgtgtgtgtgttacacctGGTTTGTGGTGGATGTTGGCTTTGGAGCCGCACTTTGACGTCACACTACTGAGATCCAGCTTCTTATGAACAATCTGAACCTGCAGACAgaattaaatatttactttcTCTGATAACatgtctgctcctctcctcccacctgtctgctcctctcctcccacctgtctgctcctctgctcccacccgtctgctcctctgctcccacccgtctgctcctctgctcccacccgtctcctcctctactcccacccgtctgctcctctcctcccacctgtctgctcctctgctcccacccgtctgctcctctgctcccacccgtctgctcctctgctcccacccgtctcctcctctgctcccacccgtctgctcctctcctcccacccgtctgctcctctcctcccacccgtctgctcctctgctcccacccgtcctcctcctctcctcccacccgtctgctcctctgctcccacccgtctcctcctctcctcccacctgtctgctcctctcctcccacctgtctgctcctctcctcccacctgtctgcTCCTTTGCTCCCACCCgtctgctcctctgctcccacccgtctgctcctctgctcccacccgtctcctcctctactcccacccgtctgctcctctgctcccacccgtctcctcctctactcccacccgtctcctcctctcctcccacccgtctgctcctctcctcccacccgTCTGCTCCTCTCCACCCACCCGTctgttcctctcctcccacctatctgctcctcctctcctcccacctgtctgctcctctcttcgtttcctcccacctgtctcctcgtctcctcccacctgtctcctcctctcctcccacctatgtgctcctcctctccttccacctgtctgctcctctcctcccacccatcagctcctctcctcccacccatctgctcctctcctcccaccttaCCTTGCCCCCTCCAGGTGTGTGTCTGACGTTCTCTGTGGAGCCGACCTTTGACCTCACATTACTGAGGTCGGGCATtgggtgggaggggagggggggcgtCCGTCCACGAGCAGAGCCGGGAGACCTGGGAGGAGTTCGAACCACCGCCACCTGCAACACCAGCCAAACCATTactaccagttacaccattattaccagaTATACCATTATTACTAGTTACACAATTATTACCAGATATACCATTATaaccagttacaccattattaccagttacaccattattaccagaTATACCATTATTACCAGATATACCATTATTACtagttacaccattattaccagaTATACCATTATTACCAGATATACCATTATTACtagttacaccattattaccagatataccattattaccagttacaccattattaccagttacaccattattaccagaTATACCATTactaccagttacaccattattaccagaTATACCATTactaccagttacaccattattaccagatataccattattaccagttacACTATTATTACCAGTCACACCATTATTACtagttacaccattattaccagatataccattattaccagttacaccattattactagttacaccattattaccagttacaccattattaccagaTATACCATTactaccagttacaccattattaccagatataccattattaccagttacACTATTATTACCAGTCACACCATTATTACtagttacaccattattaccagatataccattattaccagttacaccattattaccagaTATACCATTactaccagttacaccattattaccagaTATACCATTactaccagttacaccattattaccagaTATACCATTactaccagttacaccattattaccagatataccattattaccagttacACTATTATTACCAGTCACACCATTATTACTAGTTACACCATTATTATCAGATATACCATTATTACtagttacaccattattaccagttacaccattattatCAGATATACCATTATTATCAGATATACCATTATTACCAGATATGCCATTATTACTAGTTACACCATTATTATCAGATATACCATCattaccagttacaccattattaccagttacaccattattaccagatataccattattaccagttacaccattattaccagatataccattattaccagttacaccattattatcagttacaccattattatCAGATATGCCATtattaccagttacaccattattaccagatataccattattaccagttacaccattattaccagaTATACCATTATTACtagttacaccattattaccagttacaccattattatCAGATATACCATTATTACtagttacaccattattaccagttacaccattattatCAGATATaccattattaccagttacaccattattactagttacaccattattaccagttacaccattattaccagaTATACCATTATTACtagttacaccattattaccagttacaccattattatCAGATATGCCATtattaccagttacaccattattacaAGATATaccattattaccagttacaccattattaccagttacaccattattatCAGATATTATTAtcagttacaccattattaccagttacaccattattatcagttacaccattattatCAGATATtattaccagttacaccattattacaAGATATACCATTATGcccagttacaccattattacaAGATATACCATTATGCCCAGTTACACCATTATGCCCAGTTACACCATTATGCCCAGTTACATCATTATGcccagttacaccattattaccagttacaccattattatCAGATATtattaccagttacaccattattaccagttacaccattattatCAGATATtattaccagttacaccattattatCAGATATACCATTATTACtagttacaccattattaccagttacaccattattatCAGATATGCCATtattaccagttacaccattattatCAGATATACCATTactaccagttacaccattattaccagatataccattattaccagttacaccattattaccagttacaccattattatCAGATAAaccattattaccagttacaccattacTACCAGATATaccattattaccagttacaccattattaccagatataccattattaccagttacaccattattaccagttacaccattaaCAGTTCTGACCTTCTTCACCTCTCTGTTGGGAGTTGATGATCGGCTCGCAGGACTTCCTGGACTGCTGACTCCGTCCACAGAttctgagacagagagacagacagacagacagacagacagacagacagacagacagacagacagacagacagacagacagacagacagacagacagacaaacagacagacagacagacagacagacagacaggtgaagtGGGTCAGACTGGTTAAACTGGCTAAACTGGTTAAACTGGTTGAGTTTGTACCTGAACTCTTGGCAGAAATCATCTTTCCAGCTCTGGAACCTCCTGATGTCCTGGAGACCTGAAACACcagaatagatagatagatagatagatagatagatagatagatagatagatagatagatagatagatagatagatagatggatagatagatagatggatggatggatagatagatagatagatagatagatagatagatagatagatagatagatagatagatagatagatagatagatagatagatagatagatagatagatagatagatgaatagatagatagatggatagatagatagatagatagatagatagatagatagatagatagatagatagatagatagatagatggatggatgatagatagatagatagatagatggatagatagatagatagatagatggatagatagatggatagatagatagatagata
This window contains:
- the maptb gene encoding microtubule-associated protein tau: MISAKSSESVDGVSSPGSPASRSSTPNREVKKVAVVRTPPRSPGSARGRTPPLPSHPMPDLSNVRSKVGSTENVRHTPGGGKVQIVHKKLDLSSVTSKCGSKANIHHKPGGGKVEIKSEKVDFKAVQSKVSSLENITHVPGGGKKKIESQKLMFRESAKARTDHGADIIVQSDSSPNHLSNTSSPGSLTAAEAPPLDTLADQVTASLAKQGL